One region of Bacillus pumilus genomic DNA includes:
- a CDS encoding energy-coupling factor transporter transmembrane component T family protein, which yields MQSNHSFLSTVNPVIKLLTHLLAMCCLMAISDPKTTFIIWLFALGIGLVLGGWNLKYLFTRLVPYLLFFILVFWMMAAFGKGDHTVWKWAWFHMTEESLRNGLTIALRMLGFVTFGLLFTSTTDLTAFMMSLIHQCKMSPKWAYGMLAGFRFIPLFQSELKQMKAAHKIRGYKQKNSWKAFMRYALPLFTQGVRKSERLAIAMEARGFTGERERTYYHVISTSWIDYMYLLLIGISILICMSFFFKNTHILLIECGLFICLRSFD from the coding sequence TTGCAAAGTAATCATTCCTTTCTTTCCACTGTGAATCCAGTCATCAAATTACTCACTCATCTACTTGCGATGTGTTGTCTCATGGCGATATCTGATCCTAAAACAACCTTCATCATCTGGCTGTTTGCACTTGGTATTGGACTTGTTTTAGGCGGATGGAATTTGAAGTATCTTTTCACAAGACTTGTCCCTTATCTGCTTTTTTTTATTCTCGTGTTTTGGATGATGGCGGCCTTTGGCAAGGGGGATCATACTGTTTGGAAATGGGCATGGTTCCATATGACAGAGGAGAGTTTAAGAAATGGACTCACCATCGCTCTCAGAATGCTTGGCTTTGTGACGTTTGGTCTCCTGTTTACGTCCACAACAGATTTGACAGCATTTATGATGAGCCTCATTCATCAGTGCAAAATGTCGCCAAAATGGGCGTATGGAATGCTTGCTGGCTTCCGGTTTATTCCGTTATTTCAAAGTGAATTAAAGCAAATGAAGGCGGCACATAAAATCAGAGGCTATAAGCAAAAAAACAGCTGGAAAGCCTTTATGCGTTATGCACTTCCTCTTTTTACACAGGGCGTACGAAAATCAGAACGGTTGGCCATTGCGATGGAAGCAAGAGGCTTCACGGGTGAGAGAGAGCGGACGTATTATCATGTCATCAGCACTTCGTGGATCGACTATATGTATCTTTTGCTCATCGGTATCAGTATTTTGATATGCATGTCCTTTTTTTTTAAAAACACCCACATTCTCTTGATAGAATGTGGGCTTTTTATATGTCTTAGGTCATTTGATTGA
- a CDS encoding DUF1304 domain-containing protein, which translates to MNILAIILVGIVALEHLVIMLLEMFFMESKMAKRSFKLPEHLQKDPNVKVMFANQGLYNGFLAAGLIWGLILGSNTVGYMIQLFFILCVIIAAVFGGVTSNKSIIVKQGVPALLALIALILAI; encoded by the coding sequence TTGAATATTTTAGCAATAATACTAGTAGGAATTGTCGCATTAGAACACCTTGTCATTATGTTGTTAGAAATGTTTTTTATGGAATCAAAGATGGCAAAGAGATCCTTTAAGCTGCCAGAACACTTGCAAAAGGATCCAAATGTAAAAGTGATGTTTGCCAATCAAGGGCTTTATAACGGGTTTTTAGCTGCAGGACTGATTTGGGGGCTCATTCTCGGATCGAATACTGTTGGATATATGATTCAGCTATTTTTCATTCTTTGCGTGATCATCGCTGCGGTATTTGGCGGTGTGACCTCTAATAAATCAATCATCGTCAAGCAAGGAGTACCAGCGCTTCTTGCATTAATTGCGCTTATCCTGGCAATTTAA
- a CDS encoding ORF6C domain-containing protein encodes MSCVTAKQLKVIRGTMQTFCSHFEYDGHGKLHINTIMAFIKKEFGVRKMKDIPQSRFTEALELIQDFDLYTDKIEIRDRLSERN; translated from the coding sequence ATGAGTTGTGTCACTGCTAAGCAATTAAAGGTGATAAGAGGGACGATGCAGACTTTTTGCAGCCATTTCGAGTATGATGGTCACGGTAAGCTTCATATCAATACCATCATGGCTTTTATTAAAAAGGAGTTTGGTGTGAGAAAAATGAAAGACATTCCACAAAGCCGCTTTACTGAAGCGCTTGAATTAATACAAGACTTTGATTTATACACGGATAAAATAGAGATTCGTGATCGTCTATCAGAAAGGAATTAA
- the tenA gene encoding thiaminase II has protein sequence MTFSAQLREETEPLFEAIYQHPFVRGLAAGKLEKEQIIHYVKQDAEYLHAFIKIYAAALSRCTDKGDIAFFHQQIAFVLDSETHPHQNLCRVAGVSYDELQGAPLAPSAHHYIHYMLQVAKEGTLGEIIAVLLPCPWTYWEIGKRMLTDVQPDPSHPFYEWITFYGGLTDSITVELCKRLDQLAEAASEKEKEKMKQHFILSCQLEYKFWDMAFTVEDWPVPLEVHSS, from the coding sequence ATGACGTTTTCAGCGCAATTAAGAGAAGAAACAGAACCATTATTTGAAGCCATTTATCAGCATCCGTTTGTCAGAGGGCTGGCAGCAGGAAAGCTGGAAAAGGAACAGATCATTCATTACGTCAAACAAGATGCAGAATATTTACATGCTTTTATTAAAATTTATGCAGCGGCTCTTAGCAGATGTACAGACAAAGGAGATATTGCCTTTTTCCATCAGCAGATTGCGTTTGTACTAGATAGTGAGACACACCCTCATCAAAATCTTTGCCGAGTGGCAGGTGTATCATATGATGAGCTCCAAGGTGCCCCGCTTGCTCCGAGTGCTCATCACTATATTCATTATATGCTGCAAGTTGCCAAGGAAGGCACGCTTGGAGAAATCATCGCTGTCCTGCTTCCATGCCCTTGGACATATTGGGAAATTGGGAAACGAATGCTCACAGATGTGCAGCCTGACCCATCACATCCTTTTTATGAGTGGATCACATTTTATGGAGGGTTAACCGACTCTATTACAGTAGAGCTTTGCAAGCGGCTCGATCAGCTGGCGGAAGCAGCAAGTGAGAAGGAAAAGGAAAAAATGAAACAGCACTTTATCCTAAGCTGTCAGCTTGAGTACAAGTTTTGGGATATGGCGTTTACGGTGGAAGATTGGCCAGTTCCATTGGAGGTGCATTCATCATGA
- a CDS encoding putative quinol monooxygenase translates to MIIIHAGMTIHPEKENVFLEEINALMKASQAEEGNVSYKLFKDTDKEHTFLMVEVWKDDAAVQSHNASAHFQAFVAKAKEFLAAPLDVVAFQGQQLS, encoded by the coding sequence ATGATTATTATTCATGCAGGGATGACCATTCATCCAGAAAAAGAAAACGTATTTCTAGAAGAAATTAATGCATTAATGAAAGCTTCACAAGCCGAAGAAGGCAATGTATCCTACAAGCTGTTCAAGGATACAGATAAGGAACATACCTTCTTAATGGTAGAAGTGTGGAAAGATGACGCTGCGGTTCAGAGCCATAATGCGAGTGCACATTTCCAAGCTTTCGTAGCGAAGGCAAAAGAATTCTTAGCCGCTCCACTTGACGTTGTTGCCTTTCAAGGCCAGCAACTTTCATAG
- a CDS encoding ECF transporter S component: protein MTWKMKEVVLAVILSVACGVIYLGWSTLYLPITALVGPAGGNIMFGIWVIASPIVAYIIQKPGAALIAETAAAAVELLTGSHFGLAALLIGVCQGLGAEIAFALFGYKRYRMWTLMLSGAFAAVGAMTYSLVANGFGYYTPQVLLITLMTQIISGMILGGCLAKVVVDALSKTGVLNQYAIMKEKRNKGEQHGFISRVQ from the coding sequence ATGACATGGAAGATGAAGGAAGTTGTCCTTGCTGTCATTTTATCCGTAGCATGTGGTGTCATCTATTTAGGGTGGTCCACACTTTACTTACCCATTACAGCACTTGTTGGCCCAGCAGGAGGCAACATCATGTTTGGCATTTGGGTGATTGCCAGTCCAATCGTCGCGTATATCATCCAAAAGCCGGGAGCTGCCCTGATTGCAGAAACAGCCGCTGCCGCAGTGGAATTACTAACAGGCAGCCACTTCGGTCTTGCAGCCCTGCTGATTGGTGTATGCCAAGGGCTTGGGGCAGAAATTGCTTTTGCTCTTTTTGGTTATAAACGATATCGCATGTGGACACTGATGCTGTCAGGTGCCTTTGCAGCTGTTGGAGCAATGACTTACAGCCTCGTTGCGAATGGCTTTGGTTATTACACGCCTCAAGTTTTACTCATCACACTGATGACTCAAATCATCAGCGGAATGATACTGGGCGGATGTTTAGCAAAAGTAGTGGTGGACGCATTATCTAAAACCGGTGTATTGAATCAATATGCCATCATGAAAGAAAAACGAAACAAAGGTGAACAGCATGGATTCATTTCTCGCGTGCAATAA
- a CDS encoding ABC transporter ATP-binding protein, which produces MDSFLACNNLTVRFYEQPQPVLHQISLSIQKGEKVLILGPSGSGKSTLISVLAGIIPEHLEADMQGEVILQRHTGVMFQDPDSQFCMHRVNEEIAFSLENRSVPRDEMAGIIQQLMQKVQLDVDPNTDIHTLSGGMKQRLALACLLALEPDVLFFDEPTAQLDPAGRMEIFQLLQQLAADQRQTMIFVEHVLDGVIEWMDRVILLDDQGSILADGSPKDVLTTYEKEMKEAGIWRPKLFPEKWSTILQDPFHPMSHKLMQTFEARKKQNEKVPSTKRETIIRSEDLQLSYGKKRIMSDLQLDIKAGEWVAIIGENGSGKSTCLKHLVRLEPTKKGHIFLKETLLKKWSDRELYEKAGFVFQNPELQFIQDTVFDEIAFGGRQRNWQESVVQEKTVQLLKEFGLEKHAKAHPFTLSLGQKRRLSVATMLLFDQDVLLLDEPTFGQDERTAKELIRRLKDRQRQGTTILMVTHDMDLVDECADQVLLFHQEKHVYDGTPYDLFSNRELVNAYQLRTPLHYRYVAERKDVLTIAK; this is translated from the coding sequence ATGGATTCATTTCTCGCGTGCAATAATCTCACTGTCCGTTTTTATGAACAGCCTCAGCCCGTGTTGCATCAAATCTCTCTTTCCATTCAAAAAGGTGAAAAGGTGCTTATTTTAGGACCAAGCGGCAGCGGTAAATCCACGCTCATCTCCGTTCTGGCTGGCATCATTCCAGAACATTTAGAAGCGGACATGCAGGGCGAAGTGATATTGCAAAGACATACAGGCGTCATGTTTCAGGACCCTGATTCCCAGTTTTGTATGCATCGCGTCAATGAAGAAATTGCCTTTAGCTTAGAGAACCGTTCTGTCCCTCGTGACGAGATGGCTGGCATCATTCAGCAGCTCATGCAAAAAGTCCAACTTGATGTCGATCCCAATACAGACATCCACACATTATCTGGCGGCATGAAGCAGCGATTGGCGCTTGCTTGTTTACTAGCGTTAGAGCCAGATGTGCTGTTCTTTGATGAACCGACCGCACAGCTTGATCCAGCAGGAAGAATGGAGATATTTCAGCTTCTACAGCAGCTTGCAGCTGATCAGCGACAAACCATGATTTTTGTAGAGCATGTGCTAGATGGGGTCATTGAATGGATGGACCGGGTGATTTTATTAGACGATCAAGGCAGCATCTTAGCAGATGGGTCTCCAAAAGATGTATTGACGACATATGAAAAAGAAATGAAAGAGGCAGGAATTTGGAGGCCGAAATTATTTCCCGAGAAATGGTCTACGATCCTTCAAGATCCATTTCATCCAATGAGTCACAAGCTTATGCAAACCTTTGAAGCAAGAAAGAAGCAGAATGAAAAAGTGCCGTCGACTAAGCGGGAGACCATCATTCGTTCAGAAGATCTTCAATTAAGCTACGGGAAAAAGAGGATTATGAGTGATCTTCAGCTTGATATCAAAGCAGGGGAATGGGTGGCGATCATTGGGGAAAATGGAAGCGGAAAAAGCACATGTCTTAAACATTTGGTTCGTTTAGAGCCAACGAAAAAAGGCCACATTTTTTTAAAAGAGACACTCCTTAAAAAGTGGTCAGACCGAGAACTATATGAAAAGGCAGGCTTTGTGTTTCAAAATCCGGAGCTTCAATTCATACAAGATACAGTGTTCGATGAAATTGCATTTGGTGGAAGGCAGCGTAATTGGCAAGAATCCGTTGTGCAAGAAAAAACAGTTCAGCTATTGAAAGAGTTCGGTTTAGAAAAGCATGCAAAAGCTCATCCTTTCACTTTAAGCCTAGGTCAAAAAAGAAGATTGAGTGTGGCTACAATGCTCCTTTTTGATCAGGATGTCCTATTGTTAGACGAGCCGACTTTCGGGCAGGATGAAAGAACAGCGAAGGAATTAATCAGGCGCTTGAAAGATCGTCAACGCCAAGGCACCACTATTTTAATGGTCACACATGATATGGACCTTGTCGATGAGTGTGCCGATCAAGTGCTTCTTTTTCATCAAGAAAAGCATGTGTATGATGGCACGCCTTATGATTTGTTTTCAAATCGGGAACTTGTCAATGCTTATCAGCTGAGAACCCCGTTGCATTATCGCTATGTGGCTGAAAGAAAGGACGTGCTGACGATTGCAAAGTAA
- a CDS encoding immune inhibitor A domain-containing protein, producing MKKGKWTSIALTAVLSLGTLTAFSTPLSAHTTEKSTSSDGGHYSGVPFDASVVNEDRLIKALKKQGKIKKNANEAETQKALKNYLKKKEESAMKQSASTLTEEPEFLKEYKQKVHNKLAKKKKLKKHNGKESNHVKPVKKEKYKGDVRNDKVLVLLVDFKDYKHNSIKKEETDMYYDKYDQQHYQDMLFGKNGYIGPDGKRKVSMKQYYEKQSGGSYTISGTVAGWYTAKHEAAYYGGNVPDESGSDGRPRELVKEALEAAAKDPNIDLGEYDQWDRYDMDGDGVYNEPDGIIDHLMVVHAGVGEEAGGGQLGSNAIWSHRWSLGDVFEIPNTESEVGQGGKLGALDYTIEPEDGAAGVFTHEFGHDLGLPDEYDTQYTGGGEPVSYWSIMSSGSWAGKVPGTEPTGFSPYAKEMLQNLHGGNWLTGQTIDGKTLKKSKTVLIDEAATKGTNHDAVRVDLPDKEIEVTKPAQGQNAYFSGTGDNLNATMTTTGIDLSKGSKAELTFKAWYDIEEDYDYAYVEVRETGTDQWKSIAGNITNDRNEAGANEGNGIDGKSDGWVDAAFDLSAYAGKKIDLQFRYTTDAGYSLPGLFVDDLNITADETKVWSDDAEGTSTFTFNGFSKSNGKQYAAQYYLLEWRSYADVDKGLKHIKRGASLMSYNNGLVVWYVDQSYSDNWVGKHPGNGFLGVVDADQQVLKWSDGSIAATGFQVHDAAFSLNPSTKLDIDYTATTGLTLVDRYIRPTRTFSDKKNYVNPNNPDAGRDVPTYGLSFKVVGQSKDRSVGKVLISKSN from the coding sequence ATGAAAAAAGGGAAATGGACGAGCATTGCACTAACGGCTGTCCTCAGTTTAGGCACATTGACAGCTTTCAGCACCCCTCTATCTGCCCACACCACAGAGAAATCAACATCCTCAGATGGCGGTCATTATTCAGGTGTTCCATTTGACGCAAGTGTCGTGAATGAAGACCGTCTCATCAAAGCCTTGAAAAAACAAGGAAAGATCAAAAAGAATGCCAATGAAGCAGAAACCCAAAAAGCACTAAAGAACTATCTAAAGAAAAAAGAAGAATCCGCTATGAAACAAAGTGCAAGCACCTTAACAGAAGAGCCTGAATTTCTGAAAGAATACAAACAAAAGGTACATAACAAATTAGCCAAAAAGAAAAAGTTAAAGAAGCATAATGGAAAAGAAAGCAATCATGTAAAACCGGTCAAAAAGGAAAAGTATAAAGGCGATGTTCGCAATGATAAGGTATTGGTTTTATTAGTAGATTTTAAAGATTATAAGCATAATAGTATTAAAAAAGAAGAGACTGATATGTACTATGACAAGTACGATCAGCAGCACTATCAAGACATGCTTTTCGGAAAAAATGGCTACATCGGTCCAGATGGGAAACGAAAAGTATCCATGAAGCAATATTATGAGAAACAGTCTGGCGGCAGTTACACGATCAGTGGAACGGTTGCTGGCTGGTATACAGCGAAGCATGAAGCAGCCTATTATGGCGGGAACGTACCTGATGAATCAGGCAGTGACGGCAGACCGCGTGAATTGGTGAAAGAAGCACTCGAAGCAGCAGCAAAGGACCCGAACATTGATCTTGGTGAATATGATCAATGGGACCGCTATGATATGGATGGGGACGGCGTTTATAACGAACCAGACGGCATCATTGACCATCTGATGGTCGTTCATGCTGGTGTAGGTGAAGAAGCTGGCGGCGGACAGCTTGGCTCTAATGCAATTTGGTCGCACCGCTGGTCACTTGGTGATGTATTTGAAATTCCAAACACTGAATCTGAAGTCGGACAAGGCGGAAAATTAGGCGCGTTAGATTACACCATTGAGCCTGAAGATGGCGCGGCAGGCGTATTCACACATGAATTCGGACATGATCTTGGTCTTCCTGATGAGTACGATACACAGTACACAGGAGGAGGCGAGCCCGTTTCCTACTGGTCGATCATGTCAAGCGGAAGCTGGGCAGGTAAAGTCCCTGGAACGGAACCAACAGGCTTTAGTCCATATGCGAAAGAAATGCTTCAAAACTTGCATGGCGGTAACTGGCTTACTGGACAAACCATCGATGGTAAAACATTAAAGAAAAGCAAAACAGTGCTGATTGATGAAGCAGCAACAAAAGGAACGAACCATGATGCGGTTCGGGTAGACTTACCAGATAAAGAGATTGAGGTCACAAAACCTGCTCAAGGACAAAATGCGTACTTCAGCGGAACGGGTGACAATTTAAATGCGACCATGACGACAACTGGTATCGATTTGTCGAAAGGGAGCAAAGCAGAGCTGACATTTAAAGCATGGTACGATATCGAAGAAGATTATGATTATGCGTATGTAGAAGTTCGTGAAACAGGAACTGATCAGTGGAAGAGCATTGCTGGTAACATCACGAACGATCGAAATGAAGCTGGAGCGAACGAAGGCAATGGAATTGACGGAAAATCAGACGGATGGGTAGATGCAGCCTTTGATCTTTCTGCTTATGCAGGGAAGAAAATTGACCTGCAATTCCGCTATACAACCGATGCAGGTTATTCACTGCCAGGCTTATTTGTAGATGATTTAAACATCACTGCAGATGAAACGAAAGTATGGTCAGATGATGCTGAGGGCACGTCTACTTTCACCTTTAACGGATTCTCGAAATCGAATGGAAAACAATATGCAGCACAATACTATTTACTAGAGTGGCGCTCATATGCTGACGTCGATAAAGGGTTAAAGCATATCAAACGCGGGGCAAGCCTCATGAGCTATAATAACGGTTTGGTCGTGTGGTATGTCGATCAATCCTACAGTGATAACTGGGTAGGAAAACACCCAGGGAACGGTTTCCTTGGGGTAGTAGATGCGGATCAGCAAGTATTGAAGTGGAGTGACGGCTCCATTGCAGCCACAGGTTTCCAAGTACATGATGCAGCATTTTCTTTGAATCCAAGTACGAAGCTCGATATTGATTATACAGCGACAACTGGCTTAACGTTGGTAGATCGCTATATTCGCCCGACTCGTACATTTAGTGATAAAAAGAATTATGTGAATCCAAATAATCCAGATGCAGGGCGTGATGTCCCAACATACGGTCTATCCTTTAAAGTTGTTGGACAAAGTAAGGATCGTTCTGTTGGAAAGGTATTAATTTCTAAAAGTAACTAA
- a CDS encoding nitroreductase family protein — translation MATTLKTNDFMEILKGRRSIRNYDPAVKISKEEMAEILEEATTAPSSVNAQPWRFMVIDSPEGKEKLAPLAKFNQTQVSTSAAVIAVFADMKSNEYLDEIYSKAVEHGYMPQEVKERQIAALTAHFEVLPEQVNRETILIDGGIVSMQLMLAARAHGYDTNPIGGFDKEVIAETFGWDKERYVPVMLLSIGKAADEGYASYRLPIERITEWK, via the coding sequence AGGACGCCGTTCTATTCGTAACTATGACCCAGCTGTGAAAATCAGCAAAGAAGAAATGGCAGAGATTTTAGAAGAAGCAACAACTGCACCATCATCAGTGAATGCACAGCCTTGGCGCTTTATGGTCATTGACAGCCCAGAAGGAAAAGAAAAGCTTGCACCACTTGCAAAATTCAACCAAACTCAAGTGTCAACATCAGCAGCTGTCATTGCAGTATTTGCAGATATGAAAAGCAATGAATACTTAGATGAAATTTATTCAAAAGCAGTAGAGCATGGCTACATGCCGCAAGAAGTGAAAGAAAGACAAATTGCTGCACTAACTGCACACTTTGAGGTACTTCCAGAGCAAGTCAACCGCGAAACAATCTTAATTGACGGTGGAATTGTGTCTATGCAGCTTATGCTTGCAGCACGTGCACACGGCTATGATACAAATCCAATTGGCGGTTTTGATAAAGAAGTCATCGCTGAAACATTTGGCTGGGATAAAGAACGTTATGTACCAGTGATGCTGTTATCAATTGGGAAAGCTGCTGACGAAGGTTATGCTTCTTACCGCTTACCGATTGAACGCATTACAGAGTGGAAATAA
- a CDS encoding type 1 glutamine amidotransferase domain-containing protein, with product MSKKVLLVSTSSSEMNGHPTGLWLEELAEPFHIFKENELDVQIVSIQGGTVPIDKNSIPEGVPAQYEDVYELLQDTKALTDVNPADYDGIFFAGGHGPMIDFASNQLVADAILAISNKNGAVGAVCHGVSAFIDVKDQDGKSFIEGKKITGFTNEEEEAVQLTSKVPFLLETKLREQGAAFEKGDAFAPYAVVDGQIITGQNPGSSAETARLFVKTIS from the coding sequence ATGAGTAAGAAAGTGTTATTAGTATCGACAAGCAGTTCAGAAATGAACGGACATCCAACAGGCTTATGGCTAGAAGAGTTGGCAGAGCCATTTCATATTTTTAAAGAAAATGAACTAGACGTTCAAATTGTCTCTATTCAAGGTGGAACTGTCCCTATTGATAAAAATTCAATTCCAGAAGGTGTTCCAGCGCAATATGAAGATGTATATGAATTACTTCAAGACACAAAGGCGCTTACAGATGTGAACCCAGCTGATTATGATGGCATTTTCTTTGCGGGAGGACACGGCCCAATGATCGATTTTGCGTCTAATCAACTGGTAGCCGATGCAATCTTAGCTATTTCAAACAAAAATGGTGCAGTCGGAGCTGTTTGTCACGGCGTTTCAGCATTCATTGATGTGAAGGATCAAGATGGCAAATCATTTATCGAAGGTAAAAAAATCACAGGCTTCACAAACGAAGAAGAGGAAGCTGTTCAGCTGACATCAAAAGTTCCATTTTTATTGGAAACAAAACTTCGTGAGCAAGGGGCAGCGTTTGAAAAAGGAGATGCCTTTGCACCATACGCTGTAGTTGACGGACAAATCATTACTGGACAAAACCCAGGTTCTAGTGCAGAAACAGCACGCCTGTTTGTTAAAACCATTTCATAA